A genome region from Calliopsis andreniformis isolate RMS-2024a chromosome 2, iyCalAndr_principal, whole genome shotgun sequence includes the following:
- the Rexo5 gene encoding RNA exonuclease 5, producing MKNLTTKQLQRIEKKKKKMAALLEITKLNDKDREAKILALKKAAEEAEQSNDTDSSETCTEESSKRKRPCNEDLNETYLENSTQEDVETNEQSDPLSNKKPRLNEDDYKKLKQQLRERKKKLKQLPRFRLKGVGENASLTINSKSENRIPIFLSDVQHLLLYSLHGHYSPYMPTRWCQLEKYNKVTHTVVLIVEGLSLYHFMAYESMFSHITTHLEHRVEVVTPAAYGGSVIEDLAAVPMTGVQSDRLIKQYGSLEAALQSTGDVIKLLRTVFPVQHSAAINNESIKQEPELPTTDKFPRTQLLLSLCQMVEENYPVPLRGELAKKYGNYVMTKDAYIEANAKSPMFGLDCEMCRTTSGELELTRISLVDEGMNIIYDSLVKPENPITDYLTRFSGITKEMLDNVTTTLSDVQQTLRKLLPADAILVGQSLNFDLHTLRMMHPYIIDTSVIFNITGDRYRKTKLQTLAREFLGERIQESKAGHCSTEDSKASLKLTQLKLANSVDYGDAVLLGRCDMEVLKMETEKRKDYKTLKAEMRRYATSIFKHVTKRQKTAAVVGNEEIMNEYSKYLIPSINIMDDKNFSKDDQLRLVVADNDKQAVIRTSQIAMEHAFTLCHVRIEEEKLKTDQIEKTFRIVNKWVHKLWKNMAVNGLACVVFAGENNAANGACFLNLKREVPEDCVIRA from the exons atGAAGAATTTAACAACAAAACAATTACAACgaatagaaaaaaagaaaaagaagatggCTGCACTTCTGGAAATTACTAAATTAAATGACAAGGATAGAGAAGCAAAAATACTTGCTCTTAAGAAAGCT GCTGAAGAAGCAGAGCAGTCAAATGATACAGACAGTAGTGAAACTTGTACAGAAGAAAGCTCAAAGCGTAAACGACCATGTAATGAAGATCTGAATGAGACATACTTAGAAAATTCTACTCAAGAAGATGTGGAAACTAATGAACAATCAGATCCTCTTAGTAACAAAAAACCTAG ATTAAATGAAGATgactataaaaaattaaaacaacAATTAAGGGAACGCAAAAAGAAACTAAAACAGTTACCTCGATTTCGTTTAAAAGGAGTTGGCGAAAATGCTAGTTTAACTATTAATAGTAAAAGTGAAAATAGGATTCCTATTTTTCTTAGTGATGTACAACATTTATTACTATATTCATTACACGGTCATTATTCGCCTTACATGCCAACAAGATGGTGTCAACttgaaaaatacaataag GTCACACATACCGTGGTTCTTATTGTCGAAGGGCTTTCTTTATATCATTTCATGGCTTATGAAAGTATGTTTTCGCATATCACGACGCATTTGGAACATCGCGTGGAAGTagtaacgccagcagcatatggAGGATCAGTAATAGAAGATCTAGCAGCTGTTCCCATGACTGGGGTACAAAGTGATAGACTAATTAAAC AGTATGGATCATTAGAAGCTGCTTTGCAAAGTACAGGAGACGTAATAAAATTATTAAGAACTGTTTTCCCGGTACAACATTCTGCGGCTATTAATAATGAATCTATTAAACAAGAACCTGAACTACCAACAACTGATAAGTTTCCTCGAACACAGTTACTACTGTCCTTATGTCAAATGGTTGAAGAAAATTATCCAGTACCGCTACGGGGTGAATTAGCAAAGAA GTATGGAAACTATGTAATGACAAAGGATGCGTATATAGAAGCGAATGCAAAGTCTCCGATGTTTGGTTTGGACTGTGAAATGTGTAGGACAACCTCTGGAGAATTAGAACTGACTAGAATATCTCTTGTCGATGAAGGCATGAAT ATTATTTACGATAGTCTGGTGAAACCGGAAAATCCTATCACAGATTATCTCACTCGATTCAGTGGTATAACAAAAGAAATGTTGGATAATGTCACAACTACTCTATCCGACGTTCAACAAACTTTACGAAAATTACTTCCTGCAGATGCTATTCTTGTAGGGCAAAGTTTAAATTTTGATCTTCATACGTTGAGAATGATGCATCCATACATTATTGACACAtctgtaatatttaatattactgGAGATAG ATACAGGAAAACAAAATTACAAACTTTAGCAAGAGAATTTCTCGGGGAGAGAATACAGGAAAGTAAAGCTGGGCATTGTTCGACTGAAGATTCAAAGGCTTCTTTGAAATTAACACAATTAAAATTAGCAAATAGCGTGGATTATGGAGACGCCGTATTGCTTGGTCGATGTGACATGGAAGTATTAAAAATGGAAACAGAAAAACGTAAGGATTATAAAACACTGAAAGCAGAAATGCGAAGATATGCTACTTCGATCTTCAAACATGTAACGAAGCGCCAAAAAACAGCTGCAGTTGTGGGAAATGAAGAAATTATGAATGAATACTCTAAATATTTAATTCCTTCTATTAATATTATGGATGATAAAAATTTTAGCAAAGATGATCaa CTACGACTTGTAGTTGCGGATAATGATAAACAAGCTGTAATAAGAACTTCTCAAATAGCAATGGAACATGCTTTTACCTTATGTCATGTGAGAATAGaggaagaaaaattaaaaactgATCAAATAGAAAAAACTTTTCGTATTGTAAATAAGTGGGTTCACAAACTGTGGAAAAATATGGCAGTAAATGGTTTAGCATGTGTTGTATTCGCGGGAGAAAACAACGCAGCAAATGGTGCATGTTTTCTGAATCTGAAGAGAGAAGtacctgaagattgtgtaatacGTGCTTGA